In Syntrophorhabdaceae bacterium, a single genomic region encodes these proteins:
- a CDS encoding glycosyltransferase family 9 protein yields the protein ISLDPMIFSDMYPEKEVRGHRSGVSATNDENEDVHVEEYQLAQLAQFSIEAVKKEILWQKSPRVILYPEKGFEKEKWEPENFVTLYESLRSKGVQARMMSPAGLRVDIPETISIDDLSDVKSFFETGGIFVSNDSGMAHLAGVSGLFTITIFTDYDPRVWHPRGTNVSLRLGEDWLNCDALEKIIMNVI from the coding sequence GATCTCCCTCGACCCGATGATCTTCAGCGACATGTACCCTGAGAAAGAGGTCAGGGGTCATCGGTCAGGGGTCAGCGCAACAAACGACGAAAATGAAGACGTTCATGTTGAGGAGTATCAGCTTGCACAGCTCGCGCAATTCAGCATAGAGGCTGTCAAAAAAGAGATACTATGGCAAAAATCACCACGGGTTATCCTGTACCCGGAAAAAGGTTTTGAAAAGGAGAAGTGGGAACCGGAAAATTTTGTGACCCTCTATGAGTCTCTACGATCAAAGGGCGTTCAGGCGCGCATGATGAGCCCTGCCGGTTTACGGGTAGATATACCGGAGACGATATCCATTGACGATCTCAGTGATGTCAAGAGCTTCTTTGAAACAGGCGGCATCTTTGTTTCCAACGACTCCGGTATGGCGCACCTCGCAGGCGTCTCCGGCCTTTTCACCATCACCATATTCACGGATTATGATCCCCGCGTCTGGCATCCGAGGGGGACTAATGTATCGCTGAGGCTCGGCGAAGACTGGCTCAATTGTGACGCCTTAGAAAAGATCATCATGAATGTCATCTGA
- a CDS encoding TRAP transporter large permease, producing MEPVIIFFSLFLVLLLLGIPVATSLGFTAVALIWKYNLGIQVLSPNFYANIAKFQLLALPFFILAGLILDRCGISRRLIRFVGLLVGPMPGGLAVVTIIVGVIFAGISGSGPADTAALGTILFPAMVAMGYDKGYTSALIASSGSLAIVIPPSIAFIIYGVIASTSVPALFAAGVIPGIIAALLLIIPSIFVAKARGWRGERWGTPKEIWEAFKGAIWGLAAPAVILGGIYGGIFTATEAAVVAVFYGLFLGFVVYRSLNLRMLYGIFRDATLSSAVVMFIVAFAGLFSWTGSTLGVMDRTSSCLLSLSSNPFVILILVNVILFIAGMLMDAISIYYIFLPILLPLMKHFQWDPVWFGVVMTMNLAIGQVTPPVAVNLYVIANIADISLERISRSIAPFIAIMFVALLITMLFPSLSTYLPTLFGLK from the coding sequence ATGGAACCGGTCATCATCTTTTTTTCTCTTTTTCTTGTTCTCCTACTCCTCGGCATCCCCGTTGCCACATCCCTCGGCTTTACCGCTGTCGCATTGATCTGGAAATATAACCTCGGAATACAGGTGCTGTCCCCGAATTTTTATGCCAACATAGCAAAGTTCCAGTTGCTTGCCCTGCCTTTTTTTATCCTCGCCGGGCTGATCCTTGACCGCTGCGGGATCTCCAGGCGGCTGATACGTTTTGTCGGCCTCCTGGTGGGACCGATGCCCGGTGGGCTTGCCGTCGTTACGATCATCGTCGGCGTCATCTTTGCAGGTATCTCCGGATCGGGGCCTGCCGACACGGCTGCCCTTGGGACCATCCTGTTCCCTGCGATGGTTGCGATGGGATACGACAAGGGGTATACATCGGCATTGATCGCAAGTTCCGGTTCCCTGGCGATCGTCATCCCGCCGAGCATTGCCTTCATCATCTACGGCGTCATAGCCAGCACCTCTGTCCCGGCGCTCTTTGCCGCAGGCGTCATTCCAGGGATCATTGCGGCCCTTCTCCTTATCATCCCTTCGATCTTTGTGGCAAAGGCCCGCGGGTGGCGGGGGGAACGCTGGGGAACCCCCAAAGAGATCTGGGAGGCATTCAAAGGGGCGATCTGGGGACTTGCCGCGCCGGCAGTTATTCTGGGCGGCATCTATGGCGGTATCTTCACCGCAACAGAGGCTGCGGTTGTTGCCGTCTTTTACGGCCTCTTCCTTGGGTTCGTCGTATACAGGAGCCTGAATTTGCGCATGCTCTACGGGATCTTCAGGGACGCTACCCTCTCGTCGGCGGTCGTCATGTTCATTGTTGCCTTTGCAGGACTTTTCTCCTGGACGGGATCAACGCTCGGCGTCATGGACAGGACCTCTTCCTGCCTCCTGTCGCTGTCATCGAACCCGTTTGTGATCCTCATCCTTGTTAACGTGATCCTCTTCATTGCCGGTATGCTCATGGATGCCATATCCATATACTATATATTCCTCCCCATCCTGCTCCCTCTTATGAAACATTTCCAGTGGGACCCTGTATGGTTCGGCGTGGTCATGACGATGAACCTCGCCATCGGGCAGGTAACCCCGCCGGTGGCCGTCAACCTCTATGTTATCGCGAATATCGCGGATATCTCCCTTGAAAGGATCTCACGATCGATTGCGCCGTTCATCGCCATCATGTTCGTAGCGCTTCTTATTACGATGCTCTTCCCATCACTCTCCACATATCTGCCCACCCTGTTCGGGCTGAAATAG
- a CDS encoding CBS domain-containing protein, translating into MTFITDVYLSEILKKDVINQYGRKVGSLWDLVIVPGIKFPSVTRLIIKDKKRFLEFSVEHLNLFNRFVITAHTTDEEYRPYTYNGSDILVKKDILDKQILDVNGAKVVRVNDLKLGDVDGSICVLGIDVGLNGILRRIDGGRLLQDTMVFFNKPIKENIISWNFLQTIDPDLRNLTLNVARKQLGKLHPSDLAQILTEIHPEQGTEILSSVDEELAGEALHEVSTEVREKLLKEMDKETISDILEEMPPDEAADILGDMSEETSEELLSLMEKEEAEEVKDLLSYEDDTAGGLMTSEFLDFLPDTTVDETLANMRLLVPDVEFIYYIYVVDTDDHLLGIVSLRRLLTSPLDARLGDLMTHNVKYVYLDANRKEVAELISKYDFIAIPVLDEHDALSGVITVDDIIDLFVPNPTRKRKGRTFK; encoded by the coding sequence ATGACCTTTATAACAGACGTCTATTTAAGCGAAATACTGAAGAAGGATGTCATCAATCAGTACGGCAGGAAGGTTGGCAGCCTCTGGGATCTCGTTATTGTACCGGGAATCAAGTTCCCGAGCGTTACAAGACTTATTATCAAAGACAAAAAAAGATTTCTTGAATTTTCCGTTGAACACCTTAACCTTTTTAACAGGTTTGTTATCACAGCCCACACCACAGACGAAGAATATCGTCCCTATACCTATAACGGCAGCGACATACTCGTGAAAAAGGACATCCTTGATAAACAGATCCTCGATGTCAATGGGGCTAAGGTTGTCAGGGTCAACGATCTAAAGCTCGGTGATGTTGACGGGAGCATCTGCGTCCTCGGCATAGACGTGGGACTAAACGGTATCCTGAGAAGGATAGATGGCGGCCGGCTGCTTCAGGATACCATGGTGTTCTTTAATAAACCTATCAAAGAGAATATCATCAGCTGGAACTTTCTACAGACCATAGATCCTGATCTGAGAAATCTGACATTAAACGTGGCGAGGAAGCAGTTGGGGAAACTCCACCCCTCTGACCTTGCACAGATCCTGACAGAGATTCATCCGGAACAGGGAACCGAGATCCTTTCATCGGTCGACGAAGAACTGGCCGGGGAAGCCCTCCACGAGGTCTCTACCGAGGTGCGGGAAAAACTCTTAAAAGAGATGGACAAGGAGACGATCTCCGATATCCTCGAGGAGATGCCCCCCGATGAAGCGGCTGACATTCTGGGCGATATGTCTGAAGAGACCTCGGAAGAGCTCCTCTCCCTCATGGAAAAAGAGGAGGCCGAGGAAGTAAAAGATCTCCTGAGCTATGAAGATGATACGGCAGGTGGTCTCATGACCAGTGAATTTCTGGATTTTCTGCCCGATACGACGGTGGACGAAACACTTGCCAACATGAGACTTCTCGTACCGGATGTAGAGTTCATATACTATATATATGTGGTCGATACAGACGACCATCTTCTTGGTATCGTTTCCCTGAGAAGGCTTTTAACAAGTCCCCTGGATGCGAGGCTCGGTGATTTGATGACCCATAATGTGAAATATGTCTACCTTGATGCGAACAGAAAAGAAGTGGCGGAGCTTATTTCGAAATACGATTTTATTGCAATCCCCGTGCTGGATGAGCACGATGCACTCAGCGGCGTCATCACCGTCGACGATATCATCGACCTCTTTGTCCCGAACCCCACGCGGAAAAGAAAGGGACGAACATTTAAATAA
- a CDS encoding TRAP transporter small permease — MLKKIYEHFEEATCVVLLVIMSGLAFVNVITRYFIQYSFAFTEEVEVACLVWLTMLGAAAGFRRKIHLGFDLLALRFPNLGKNILFPFASVLTIFTVSMLIWFSFIQIKFEIELNTMTEALNIPQWLYTLAIPVGGILIILRIIEAAWKELKEGND, encoded by the coding sequence ATGCTAAAAAAGATATATGAACATTTCGAGGAGGCAACCTGCGTTGTCCTCCTCGTTATTATGTCCGGGCTGGCCTTTGTTAACGTCATCACGCGGTACTTCATACAGTACTCCTTCGCATTTACCGAAGAGGTCGAGGTCGCGTGCCTCGTATGGCTCACCATGCTTGGCGCGGCTGCAGGGTTCAGGAGAAAGATACACCTTGGCTTTGATCTTCTCGCCCTCCGTTTCCCCAACCTTGGAAAAAATATCCTCTTTCCCTTTGCATCGGTCCTGACGATATTCACCGTCTCCATGCTCATCTGGTTCAGCTTTATTCAGATAAAGTTTGAGATCGAGTTGAATACGATGACAGAGGCCCTGAACATCCCGCAGTGGCTCTATACCCTTGCCATCCCGGTCGGCGGAATCCTCATCATACTTCGCATCATCGAAGCAGCCTGGAAGGAACTGAAAGAGGGGAATGATTAA